A single region of the Salvia splendens isolate huo1 chromosome 18, SspV2, whole genome shotgun sequence genome encodes:
- the LOC121777364 gene encoding phosphoinositide phospholipase C 2-like isoform X2 encodes MLLYQVHHDMTAPLSHYFIYTSHNTYLTGNQISSDSSDVPIVRALQLGVRGIELDLWPNSTKDGVDVLHGRTLTTPVSLIRCLRSIKNHAFSASEYPVIITLEDHLTADLQALVAEMIVQTFGEMLFTHPGSSLLGEFPSPESLKRRIIISTKPPKEYLEGKEDKVKKSCADSSSDDGAHPREVPDLKLRNVHDKDDDDDDANGDVMEIDKDDEKDPRVRSQAEPQYRDLIAIPAGRGKGGMQAWLRVDPTKVRRISLSEQKFEDATSGYGQDTVRFTQKNILRIYPKAIRLDSSNYKPLCALMHGAQMVALNMQGYGKSLWLMHGMFRANGGCGYVKKPDFLLDADEVFDPKAELPVKTTLRVTVYMGEGWYYDFSHTHFDTYSPPDFRAKIAIVGVPADKKKKKTKTIDDNWIPSWDEVFEFPLTVPELALLRLQVSEEDVSGKTMFAGQTCLPVSELREGIRAVPLYTRKGAKYKCVKLLLRFEFV; translated from the exons ATGCTACTGTATCAGGTTCACCATGACATGACTGCTCCACTCTCTCATTACTTCATATATACTAGCCACAATACCTATTTAACTGGAAATCAAATCAGTAGCGATAGCAGCGATGTTCCTATCGTGCGCGCACTGCAGCTTGGTGTTAGAGGGATTGAGCTGGATTTATGGCCGAATTCTACCAAAGATGGTGTGGATGTTCTTCATGGGAG GACACTGACTACTCCTGTATCACTGATCAGATGTTTGAGGTCAATTAAGAATCATGCTTTTTCTGCGTCGGAGTATCCTGTCATTATAACACTTGAAGATCATCTAACTGCTGATCTTCAAGCTCTAGTTGCTGAG ATGATTGTTCAAACATTTGGAGAAATGCTGTTTACCCACCCTGGTTCAAGCCTTTTAGGAGAATTTCCCTCCCCGGAATCACTCAAGAGGCGGATTATTATATCAACTAAACCGCCTAAGGAGTACTTAGAAGGAAAAGAGGATAAAGTGAAGAAAAGCTGCGCAGACAGTTCATCCGATGATGGAGCTCATCCTAGAGAAGTTCCTGATCTTAAACTAAGAAATGTTCATGATAAG gatgatgatgatgatgatgcaaACGGAGATGTCATGGAAATAGATAAAGATGATGAGAAGGATCCAAGGGTACGGAGCCAAGCAGAGCCCCAATACAGGGATTTGATTGCTATCCCTGCTGGAAGGGGAAAGGGCGGCATGCAGGCGTGGCTGAGGGTTGATCCTACGAAAGTGAGACGTATTAGCTTGAGTGAGCAAAAGTTTGAAGATGCGACCTCAGGATATGGACAAGACACTGTTAG GTTCACACAAAAGAACATATTGAGAATATACCCCAAAGCTATTCGGTTGGACTCCTCCAATTATAAACCGTTATGTGCATTGATGCATGGAGCTCAAATGGTTGCGTTAAATATGCAG GGTTATGGAAAATCACTATGGTTGATGCACGGGATGTTCAGGGCGAATGGCGGGTGTGGCTATGTTAAAAAGCCAGATTTTCTGTTGGATGCTGACGAGGTCTTCGATCCCAAAGCTGAATTGCCTGTCAAAACTACTCTGAGA GTGACAGTATATATGGGTGAAGGATGGTACTATGATTTCTCTCATACACACTTCGATACTTACTCTCCCCCGGATTTTCGTGCAAAG ATTGCAATTGTGGGAGTGCCTGCtgacaagaagaagaagaaaacgaAGACAATAGACGACAACTGGATCCCGTCATGGGATGAGGTGTTCGAGTTCCCATTGACAGTTCCTGAACTAGCTCTCCTCCGACTCCAGGTTTCTGAGGAAGATGTATCTGGTAAAACTATGTTTGCCGGCCAGACGTGCCTCCCCGTGTCGGAGCTCAGGGAAGGTATTCGAGCCGTCCCACTCTACACACGCAAGGGAGCAAAATACAAGTGTGTCAAGCTTCTTCTCAGATTTGAATTCGTTTGA
- the LOC121777364 gene encoding phosphoinositide phospholipase C 2-like isoform X1 yields the protein MSKQTYRVCFCFRRRFRLTAAEAPPDVKALFEAYSQNGVMSADDLRRFLVEVQAEPNPTAEEAQGIIDSLKHLHIFHRRGLNLEAFFKYLFSDANQPLDPKIGVHHDMTAPLSHYFIYTSHNTYLTGNQISSDSSDVPIVRALQLGVRGIELDLWPNSTKDGVDVLHGRTLTTPVSLIRCLRSIKNHAFSASEYPVIITLEDHLTADLQALVAEMIVQTFGEMLFTHPGSSLLGEFPSPESLKRRIIISTKPPKEYLEGKEDKVKKSCADSSSDDGAHPREVPDLKLRNVHDKDDDDDDANGDVMEIDKDDEKDPRVRSQAEPQYRDLIAIPAGRGKGGMQAWLRVDPTKVRRISLSEQKFEDATSGYGQDTVRFTQKNILRIYPKAIRLDSSNYKPLCALMHGAQMVALNMQGYGKSLWLMHGMFRANGGCGYVKKPDFLLDADEVFDPKAELPVKTTLRVTVYMGEGWYYDFSHTHFDTYSPPDFRAKIAIVGVPADKKKKKTKTIDDNWIPSWDEVFEFPLTVPELALLRLQVSEEDVSGKTMFAGQTCLPVSELREGIRAVPLYTRKGAKYKCVKLLLRFEFV from the exons ATGTCCAAGCAGACCTACAGAGTGTGCTTCTGCTTCCGGCGGCGGTTCCGGCTGACTGCCGCGGAGGCGCCGCCGGATGTGAAGGCGCTGTTCGAGGCGTACTCGCAGAACGGCGTGATGAGCGCGGACGATCTGCGGCGGTTCCTGGTGGAGGTTCAGGCGGAGCCGAACCCCACGGCGGAGGAGGCGCAGGGCATCATCGATTCCCTAAAGCATCTCCACATATTCCACCGGAGGGGGCTCAATTTGGAGGCGTTCTTCAAGTATCTGTTCAGTGATGCAAATCAGCCTCTCGACCCCAAAATTGGG GTTCACCATGACATGACTGCTCCACTCTCTCATTACTTCATATATACTAGCCACAATACCTATTTAACTGGAAATCAAATCAGTAGCGATAGCAGCGATGTTCCTATCGTGCGCGCACTGCAGCTTGGTGTTAGAGGGATTGAGCTGGATTTATGGCCGAATTCTACCAAAGATGGTGTGGATGTTCTTCATGGGAG GACACTGACTACTCCTGTATCACTGATCAGATGTTTGAGGTCAATTAAGAATCATGCTTTTTCTGCGTCGGAGTATCCTGTCATTATAACACTTGAAGATCATCTAACTGCTGATCTTCAAGCTCTAGTTGCTGAG ATGATTGTTCAAACATTTGGAGAAATGCTGTTTACCCACCCTGGTTCAAGCCTTTTAGGAGAATTTCCCTCCCCGGAATCACTCAAGAGGCGGATTATTATATCAACTAAACCGCCTAAGGAGTACTTAGAAGGAAAAGAGGATAAAGTGAAGAAAAGCTGCGCAGACAGTTCATCCGATGATGGAGCTCATCCTAGAGAAGTTCCTGATCTTAAACTAAGAAATGTTCATGATAAG gatgatgatgatgatgatgcaaACGGAGATGTCATGGAAATAGATAAAGATGATGAGAAGGATCCAAGGGTACGGAGCCAAGCAGAGCCCCAATACAGGGATTTGATTGCTATCCCTGCTGGAAGGGGAAAGGGCGGCATGCAGGCGTGGCTGAGGGTTGATCCTACGAAAGTGAGACGTATTAGCTTGAGTGAGCAAAAGTTTGAAGATGCGACCTCAGGATATGGACAAGACACTGTTAG GTTCACACAAAAGAACATATTGAGAATATACCCCAAAGCTATTCGGTTGGACTCCTCCAATTATAAACCGTTATGTGCATTGATGCATGGAGCTCAAATGGTTGCGTTAAATATGCAG GGTTATGGAAAATCACTATGGTTGATGCACGGGATGTTCAGGGCGAATGGCGGGTGTGGCTATGTTAAAAAGCCAGATTTTCTGTTGGATGCTGACGAGGTCTTCGATCCCAAAGCTGAATTGCCTGTCAAAACTACTCTGAGA GTGACAGTATATATGGGTGAAGGATGGTACTATGATTTCTCTCATACACACTTCGATACTTACTCTCCCCCGGATTTTCGTGCAAAG ATTGCAATTGTGGGAGTGCCTGCtgacaagaagaagaagaaaacgaAGACAATAGACGACAACTGGATCCCGTCATGGGATGAGGTGTTCGAGTTCCCATTGACAGTTCCTGAACTAGCTCTCCTCCGACTCCAGGTTTCTGAGGAAGATGTATCTGGTAAAACTATGTTTGCCGGCCAGACGTGCCTCCCCGTGTCGGAGCTCAGGGAAGGTATTCGAGCCGTCCCACTCTACACACGCAAGGGAGCAAAATACAAGTGTGTCAAGCTTCTTCTCAGATTTGAATTCGTTTGA